The genomic window GCGCCGTTTTCAAGAAGTGCCTGCATGCGATGATCCCGATGGCGGAGTTAACCCAAACACAGTGACAGCAGTGCTCCTTTCCCTGAAACAGTCTCAACAATTATTTAAAGTTCGGCATCTTACCGCGGGTTGTGACGCTGCTCTCGGACTGTCACTGTGACGCTGCGGGGTCCGCCCAAATGTTCTGGGCAGAAACCACCCTCAGGCAGTAGGTTCCGTCCTCTCTGCCAGTGAATTCTTGCTCTTTCTTAATACCTTCCTGAAACTCAAGTTTGACTTGACAATCATGCACATTTGGTGGAGATGGCcaagagaatctcttcccaaagtctgagcaggtgatcggcctctacccagtgtgaactcgctggtgtctcagtagattAGATGACagcgtgaatcccttcccacagtctgagcaggtgaacggccgctccccagtgtgaactgactggtgtgccaatagtTTGGacgactgtgtgaatcccttcccacagactgagcaggtgaatggcctctccccagtgtgaactcgctggtggttTTGTAgatcagatgattgagtgaatcccttcccacatactgagcaggtgaatggcttctccccagtgtgaactcgctggtgtctctgtaaggtggatgaatgactgaatcctttcccacattctgagcaggtgaatggcctctccccagtgtgaactcgttggtgactgtgtagggtggatgaatgactgaatcccttcccacagtctgagcagatgaatggcctctccccagtgtgaactcgctggtgtttttgTAGAtcagatgactgactgaatcccttcccacattctgagcaggtgaacggccacaccccagtgtgaactcgctggtgtgccttcagtgtggatgagcaagtgaatcccttcccacagtctgagcaggtgaatggcctctccccagtgtgaacacgctgatgtaccttcagtttagatgagcaagtgaatcccttcccacattctgagcaggcgaACAGCCGctgcccggtgtgaactcgctggtgagccattaggccagatgaccgagagaatccatccccacaaattcagcagatgaccagtgtgaactgactgttgtgtccacaggtgggaaaaccgactgaaccccttcccacacacagaatAGATGAATGACCTTGCCCAACGTGAACCTTCAGTTGAGattaccgagtgaatccattctcacagtctgagcaggt from Hemitrygon akajei unplaced genomic scaffold, sHemAka1.3 Scf000048, whole genome shotgun sequence includes these protein-coding regions:
- the LOC140720931 gene encoding uncharacterized protein, with the translated sequence MAHQRVHTGQRLFACSECGKGFTCSSKLKVHQRVHTGERPFTCSDCGKGFTCSSTLKAHQRVHTGVWPFTCSECGKGFSQSSDLQKHQRVHTGERPFICSDCGKGFSHSSTLHSHQRVHTGERPFTCSECGKGFSHSSTLQRHQRVHTGEKPFTCSVCGKGFTQSSDLQNHQRVHTGERPFTCSVCGKGFTQSSKLLAHQSVHTGERPFTCSDCGKGFTLSSNLLRHQRVHTG